Proteins encoded by one window of Arachis ipaensis cultivar K30076 chromosome B04, Araip1.1, whole genome shotgun sequence:
- the LOC107635428 gene encoding transcription initiation factor TFIID subunit 8, with product MSNGGGKTGRHLEKPSTWKRKSGADDFAQAIAKIAVAQLLESQGFHSFQQSALEALSDVAVRYASSIGRSAHYYANLAGRTESNAFDVIQGLEDLVYVQGFSGASDVDHCLEDSGAVREIVHYVNEVEPIPFVHPVPRFPIVKDRELTPSFSRKGKVPPAEHIPAWLPAFPDPQTYSLDPTVDARGADPHAANGKFDQERENDNGDRSLLSSQQQMVSGMFEKPTFADPDDAKAKKASVEGNPFLAPPLKVGEKEVAPIAPPTKLFNNVTLDNPVARNFLDDKSVSVLETFAPAIEAMKSTSCDSGEDQTTRVLNENPRVRFKIGVGNKFLGRSTGLSPEKEHQRTLPWFAMEDEKDDRKRRAEKILRESLENPDQLVQL from the coding sequence ATGAGCAATGGTGGTGGGAAGACTGGAAGGCATCTTGAGAAGCCCAGCACATGGAAGAGGAAATCAGGTGCTGATGATTTTGCCCAGGCAATCGCGAAGATCGCGGTAGCGCAATTGTTGGAGAGTCAAGGTTTTCATTCGTTTCAGCAATCAGCCCTTGAGGCGCTGTCTGATGTCGCTGTTCGATATGCTTCGAGCATTGGGAGATCTGCTCATTACTATGCTAATCTTGCAGGGAGGACTGAATCCAATGCTTTTGATGTCATTCAAGGGTTGGAGGATTTAGTATATGTGCAAGGGTTTTCAGGTGCTTCTGATGTTGACCATTGCCTTGAGGACTCTGGTGCTGTTCGGGAAATCGTTCATTATGTTAATGAAGTTGAACCAATTCCATTTGTACATCCTGTTCCCCGGTTTCCAATCGTGAAAGATCGTGAGCTGACTCCAAGTTTTTCACGAAAAGGAAAAGTGCCTCCTGCGGAGCATATTCCTGCCTGGCTGCCTGCATTCCCTGATCCACAGACGTATTCACTTGACCCTACAGTGGATGCAAGAGGAGCAGACCCTCATGCTGCCAATGGCAAATTTGACCAAGAAAGAGAGAACGATAACGGGGATAGGTCGCTGTTGAGTTCACAGCAGCAGATGGTCTCAGGTATGTTTGAGAAGCCCACCTTCGCTGACCCGGATGATGCCAAGGCAAAGAAAGCATCTGTGGAAGGCAATCCTTTCCTTGCACCACCTTTGAAAGTTGGGGAAAAGGAAGTTGCTCCTATTGCCCCTCCTACTAAGCTCTTCAACAATGTCACTTTGGATAATCCTGTTGCAAGGAATTTCCTTGATGATAAATCCGTATCGGTGTTAGAGACATTTGCTCCAGCAATTGAAGCGATGAAGAGCACATCCTGTGATTCCGGAGAAGATCAGACAACGCGTGTTTTGAATGAGAACCCTAGGGTGCGTTTTAAGATTGGGGTAGGAAACAAATTCTTAGGAAGGTCCACAGGTTTGAGTCCTGAAAAGGAGCATCAGAGGACTTTGCCGTGGTTTGCAATGGAAGATGAGAAGGATGACAGGAAAAGAAGGGCTGAGAAAATTCTGAGGGAATCTCTAGAAAATCCAGATCAGCTTGTTCAATTGTAA
- the LOC107635429 gene encoding protein LONGIFOLIA 1-like isoform X1 → MSSNKVLKSVKDENPELQKQIGCITGFFQLFDRHRFLTANTHQTPSSTSGESSNGIKELNAKNTMQKAKEKNLKGSREKQQFSTESSITSMTSSSCSSSMSSLEFNRTIQTESLSTGRINVLENSNSELSLKRLDTPTQKSIDFYDIVKESIQRESHGLSVKTLPKEQKKGPNHTLKYIDSPRPLPSPKSVNAGVMVSNEAFHNLAKSKKAPWDSPRLSYDGRDTQDRFKTATKHKELPRFSLDSKQGSIGGLNEGNKSRNLLKGPQKGHLRNSSSVLNQPQEPDTSRRSSSVVAKLMGLEALPEWTQTCQTPPATASCYNNKNELLERSRTSDEYKQHQSSVSPRSSQESTSARYRIADSITNTTPYSRFALESSPWRQTDASQSSQLQVSKGSESDVKASKSCISVYGEIDKRRAELEFKKSGKDLRALKQILDAMQRYKDTSGSTSDQASKSPSYNRKICSLNQGSKLQSPRIRQKDSESVTSETSNTSQGSELPIFIMKPEKVARKSSNPSSKGMPVRGNGRLAEKQTGKDINSTIRNVRDPFSQSIPSANKGNNSRTSKSMQPLKVHLESNGENTSSGNITAARSPRVQKKFGLERRSPPSSPSSDSGISRRQQYRNALGFPSSPSTTPRPKLHERNECFSEPSVHWRDFKARVNFISPDFDKRSSDREIIRMDQSGNTNSTSIQLGSLNQNCSGSSKADTMVTVEQPSPVSVLDPAFYREDPPSPVRKRSDMSDDLGEEVLSADENSEENSVDLPLSNTTKANFIIHDRDSNTQNFIQILQDINQNDEKLTSFSDNKDPDHKYIAEILLASGLLSGRTSSQISHSPGYLINPKLFFALEQMKTNKKDFNSGKIISPEQMQRKLIFDVVNDILVQKSFLESSYTQWRLTNQLPGRNLQGKQLLDEVCTEIDQLQPQKKNLDLAIEDENLTSLLWGDLNLMHHPTVWTNSSTEIPNVVLDIERLIFKDLITEVVRGELANSAGRHCRQLLFH, encoded by the exons ATGTCTTCAAATAAGGTATTGAAATCAGTGAAAGATGAAAACCCAGAATTGCAGAAGCAGATTGGTTGCATCACTGGCTTTTTTCAACTCTTTGACCGCCACCGTTTCCTCACTGCCAACACTCACCAAACACCTTCTTCAACTTCAG GTGAAAGCAGTAATGGCATCAAAGAGCTTAATGCTAAAAACACAATGCAGAAAGCAAAG GAAAAGAATCTAAAGGGTTCCAGAGAGAAGCAACAATTCTCCACAGAGTCTTCAATAACTTCTATGACTTCATCATCTTGTTCATCTAGCATGTCGTCCCTCGAGTTCAACAGGACAATTCAGACCGAATCGCTATCAACCGGTCGAATCAATGTTCTTGAAAACTCGAATTCAGAACTATCATTGAAGCGCCTTGACACCCCAACACAGAAATCCATTGACTTCTATGATATTGTCAAAGAGTCAATTCAGAGAGAATCTCATGGATTGTCTGTGAAGACTTTGCCTAAAGAGCAAAAGAAGGGTCCCAATCACACCTTGAAATACATCGACTCACCCCGGCCTCTGCCTTCCCCAAAATCTGTCAATGCAGGAGTTATGGTCTCCAATGAAGCATTCCATAATCTTGCTAAGTCTAAGAAAGCGCCTTGGGACTCGCCTCGGCTGTCTTATGATGGAAGGGATACACAAGATAGATTCAAAACTGCGACAAAGCATAAGGAACTTCCAAGATTTTCCTTGGACAGCAAGCAAGGATCCATTGGAGGTCTCAATGAAGGAAACAAGTCTCGCAACCTATTGAAGGGTCCACAAAAAGGACATTTGAGAAACTCCAGCTCAGTGCTTAACCAGCCACAAGAACCAGATACTTCGAGAAGATCATCCAGTGTCGTAGCAAAGTTGATGGGACTGGAAGCATTGCCAGAATGGACACAAACTTGCCAGACTCCACCAGCGACTGCTAGTTGCTACAACAATAAAAATGAGCTCTTGGAAAGATCTAGAACAAGTGATGAATACAAGCAGCACCAAAGCTCTGTATCTCCAAGAAGTAGCCAGGAATCTACCTCGGCTCGATACAGAATTGCTGACTCGATCACAAACACAACACCATATTCGCGATTTGCTCTAGAATCAAGTCCATGGAGGCAAACTGATGCAAGCCAAAGTTCTCAACTGCAAGTTTCCAAGGGAAGTGAATCTGATGTGAAAGCCTCGAAGTCCTGCATCTCTGTATATGGGGAAATTGATAAAAGGCGGGCAGAACTCGAGTTCAAAAAGTCTGGCAAGGATCTCAGAGCCCTTAAACAAATTCTTGATGCAATGCAGAGATATAAAGATACATCTGGCAGTACTAGTGATCAGGCTTCAAAGTCTCCATCTTACAATAGAAAAATTTGCAGTCTCAATCAAGGATCAAAGTTACAAAGCCCAAGAATTCGACAAAAAGACTCGGAGTCTGTCACAAGTGAGACATCAAACACAAGCCAGGGTAGTGAATTGCCAATATTCATCATGAAACCGGAAAAAGTTGCTAGAAAATCCAGCAATCCTTCTTCTAAAGGAATGCCAGTTCGTGGTAATGGAAGATTGGCTGAGAAGCAAACAGGCAAAGATATCAATTCAACCATCAGAAATGTCAGGGATCCTTTTAGTCAATCAATTCCTTCAGCAAATAAGGGTAATAACTCGAGAACTTCAAAATCGATGCAACCATTGAAAGTTCATCTGGAAAGCAATGGAGAAAACACTAGTTCTGGTAACATAACAGCTGCTAGGAGTCCAAGGGTACAGAAGAAGTTTGGATTGGAGAGGCGCTCTCCACCAAGCAGCCCATCTTCAGATTCTGGTATTAGCAGAAGGCAGCAGTATAGGAACGCTTTGGGGTTTCCTTCTTCTCCAAGTACAACACCAAGACCGAAATTGCACGAAAGAAATGAATGTTTCAGCGAGCCTAGCGTCCATTGGAGGGATTTTAAGGCTCGTGTTAACTTCATTTCTCCAGATTTTGACAAGAGAAGCAGTGATAGAGAAATCATTCGCATGGATCAATCAGGAAATACTAATAGCACTTCCATCCAGCTTGGCAGCCTGAATCAAAAT TGTTCAGGAAGCTCTAAGGCTGACACAATGGTTACTGTAGAACAACCAAGTCCTGTGTCTGTTCTTGATCCTGCATTCTACAGGGAAGACCCACCATCTCCAGTGAGAAAGAGATCAGACATGTCAGATGATTTAG GTGAAGAAGTTCTAAGTGCTGATGAAAACAGTGAGGAGAACTCTGTTGATCTTCCTTTATCCAACACAACAAAAGCTAACTTCATCATTCATGATAGAGACTCGAATACCCAGAATTTCATTCAAATTCTTCAAGATATCAATCAGAATGATGAGAAACTCACCAGCTTCAGTGACAATAAGGATCCTGACCATAAATATATAGCAGAAATCCTGCTAGCATCCGGTCTTCTTAGTGGACGCACCTCTAGCCAGATTTCTCATTCACCAGGTTACTTGATTAACCCAAAGTTATTCTTTGCATTAGAACAAATGAAAACAAACAAGAAGGATTTTAACAGTGGCAAGATTATTAGTCCAGAGCAAATGCAAAGAAAACTCATATTTGATGTGGTTAATGACATTCTTGTTCAAAAATCATTCTTGGAGAGTTCTTATACTCAGTGGCGCCTAACAAACCAGCTACCAGGTAGAAACCTACAGGGGAAGCAGCTTTTGGATGAGGTATGCACAGAAATAGACCAGTTACAACCTCAGAAAAAGAATCTTGACTTGGCCATTGAGGATGAGAATTTGACAAGTCTCTTATGGGGAGATTTGAATTTGATGCATCACCCCACAGTTTGGACTAACAGCAGCACTGAGATACCAAATGTTGTGTTGGATATAGAGAGGTTGATCTTTAAAGATTTGATAACTGAAGTTGTTAGAGGAGAATTAGCAAACAGTGCTGGTAGGCATTGCAGGCAATTACTGTTTCATTAG
- the LOC107635429 gene encoding protein LONGIFOLIA 1-like isoform X2, which yields MQKAKEKNLKGSREKQQFSTESSITSMTSSSCSSSMSSLEFNRTIQTESLSTGRINVLENSNSELSLKRLDTPTQKSIDFYDIVKESIQRESHGLSVKTLPKEQKKGPNHTLKYIDSPRPLPSPKSVNAGVMVSNEAFHNLAKSKKAPWDSPRLSYDGRDTQDRFKTATKHKELPRFSLDSKQGSIGGLNEGNKSRNLLKGPQKGHLRNSSSVLNQPQEPDTSRRSSSVVAKLMGLEALPEWTQTCQTPPATASCYNNKNELLERSRTSDEYKQHQSSVSPRSSQESTSARYRIADSITNTTPYSRFALESSPWRQTDASQSSQLQVSKGSESDVKASKSCISVYGEIDKRRAELEFKKSGKDLRALKQILDAMQRYKDTSGSTSDQASKSPSYNRKICSLNQGSKLQSPRIRQKDSESVTSETSNTSQGSELPIFIMKPEKVARKSSNPSSKGMPVRGNGRLAEKQTGKDINSTIRNVRDPFSQSIPSANKGNNSRTSKSMQPLKVHLESNGENTSSGNITAARSPRVQKKFGLERRSPPSSPSSDSGISRRQQYRNALGFPSSPSTTPRPKLHERNECFSEPSVHWRDFKARVNFISPDFDKRSSDREIIRMDQSGNTNSTSIQLGSLNQNCSGSSKADTMVTVEQPSPVSVLDPAFYREDPPSPVRKRSDMSDDLGEEVLSADENSEENSVDLPLSNTTKANFIIHDRDSNTQNFIQILQDINQNDEKLTSFSDNKDPDHKYIAEILLASGLLSGRTSSQISHSPGYLINPKLFFALEQMKTNKKDFNSGKIISPEQMQRKLIFDVVNDILVQKSFLESSYTQWRLTNQLPGRNLQGKQLLDEVCTEIDQLQPQKKNLDLAIEDENLTSLLWGDLNLMHHPTVWTNSSTEIPNVVLDIERLIFKDLITEVVRGELANSAGRHCRQLLFH from the exons ATGCAGAAAGCAAAG GAAAAGAATCTAAAGGGTTCCAGAGAGAAGCAACAATTCTCCACAGAGTCTTCAATAACTTCTATGACTTCATCATCTTGTTCATCTAGCATGTCGTCCCTCGAGTTCAACAGGACAATTCAGACCGAATCGCTATCAACCGGTCGAATCAATGTTCTTGAAAACTCGAATTCAGAACTATCATTGAAGCGCCTTGACACCCCAACACAGAAATCCATTGACTTCTATGATATTGTCAAAGAGTCAATTCAGAGAGAATCTCATGGATTGTCTGTGAAGACTTTGCCTAAAGAGCAAAAGAAGGGTCCCAATCACACCTTGAAATACATCGACTCACCCCGGCCTCTGCCTTCCCCAAAATCTGTCAATGCAGGAGTTATGGTCTCCAATGAAGCATTCCATAATCTTGCTAAGTCTAAGAAAGCGCCTTGGGACTCGCCTCGGCTGTCTTATGATGGAAGGGATACACAAGATAGATTCAAAACTGCGACAAAGCATAAGGAACTTCCAAGATTTTCCTTGGACAGCAAGCAAGGATCCATTGGAGGTCTCAATGAAGGAAACAAGTCTCGCAACCTATTGAAGGGTCCACAAAAAGGACATTTGAGAAACTCCAGCTCAGTGCTTAACCAGCCACAAGAACCAGATACTTCGAGAAGATCATCCAGTGTCGTAGCAAAGTTGATGGGACTGGAAGCATTGCCAGAATGGACACAAACTTGCCAGACTCCACCAGCGACTGCTAGTTGCTACAACAATAAAAATGAGCTCTTGGAAAGATCTAGAACAAGTGATGAATACAAGCAGCACCAAAGCTCTGTATCTCCAAGAAGTAGCCAGGAATCTACCTCGGCTCGATACAGAATTGCTGACTCGATCACAAACACAACACCATATTCGCGATTTGCTCTAGAATCAAGTCCATGGAGGCAAACTGATGCAAGCCAAAGTTCTCAACTGCAAGTTTCCAAGGGAAGTGAATCTGATGTGAAAGCCTCGAAGTCCTGCATCTCTGTATATGGGGAAATTGATAAAAGGCGGGCAGAACTCGAGTTCAAAAAGTCTGGCAAGGATCTCAGAGCCCTTAAACAAATTCTTGATGCAATGCAGAGATATAAAGATACATCTGGCAGTACTAGTGATCAGGCTTCAAAGTCTCCATCTTACAATAGAAAAATTTGCAGTCTCAATCAAGGATCAAAGTTACAAAGCCCAAGAATTCGACAAAAAGACTCGGAGTCTGTCACAAGTGAGACATCAAACACAAGCCAGGGTAGTGAATTGCCAATATTCATCATGAAACCGGAAAAAGTTGCTAGAAAATCCAGCAATCCTTCTTCTAAAGGAATGCCAGTTCGTGGTAATGGAAGATTGGCTGAGAAGCAAACAGGCAAAGATATCAATTCAACCATCAGAAATGTCAGGGATCCTTTTAGTCAATCAATTCCTTCAGCAAATAAGGGTAATAACTCGAGAACTTCAAAATCGATGCAACCATTGAAAGTTCATCTGGAAAGCAATGGAGAAAACACTAGTTCTGGTAACATAACAGCTGCTAGGAGTCCAAGGGTACAGAAGAAGTTTGGATTGGAGAGGCGCTCTCCACCAAGCAGCCCATCTTCAGATTCTGGTATTAGCAGAAGGCAGCAGTATAGGAACGCTTTGGGGTTTCCTTCTTCTCCAAGTACAACACCAAGACCGAAATTGCACGAAAGAAATGAATGTTTCAGCGAGCCTAGCGTCCATTGGAGGGATTTTAAGGCTCGTGTTAACTTCATTTCTCCAGATTTTGACAAGAGAAGCAGTGATAGAGAAATCATTCGCATGGATCAATCAGGAAATACTAATAGCACTTCCATCCAGCTTGGCAGCCTGAATCAAAAT TGTTCAGGAAGCTCTAAGGCTGACACAATGGTTACTGTAGAACAACCAAGTCCTGTGTCTGTTCTTGATCCTGCATTCTACAGGGAAGACCCACCATCTCCAGTGAGAAAGAGATCAGACATGTCAGATGATTTAG GTGAAGAAGTTCTAAGTGCTGATGAAAACAGTGAGGAGAACTCTGTTGATCTTCCTTTATCCAACACAACAAAAGCTAACTTCATCATTCATGATAGAGACTCGAATACCCAGAATTTCATTCAAATTCTTCAAGATATCAATCAGAATGATGAGAAACTCACCAGCTTCAGTGACAATAAGGATCCTGACCATAAATATATAGCAGAAATCCTGCTAGCATCCGGTCTTCTTAGTGGACGCACCTCTAGCCAGATTTCTCATTCACCAGGTTACTTGATTAACCCAAAGTTATTCTTTGCATTAGAACAAATGAAAACAAACAAGAAGGATTTTAACAGTGGCAAGATTATTAGTCCAGAGCAAATGCAAAGAAAACTCATATTTGATGTGGTTAATGACATTCTTGTTCAAAAATCATTCTTGGAGAGTTCTTATACTCAGTGGCGCCTAACAAACCAGCTACCAGGTAGAAACCTACAGGGGAAGCAGCTTTTGGATGAGGTATGCACAGAAATAGACCAGTTACAACCTCAGAAAAAGAATCTTGACTTGGCCATTGAGGATGAGAATTTGACAAGTCTCTTATGGGGAGATTTGAATTTGATGCATCACCCCACAGTTTGGACTAACAGCAGCACTGAGATACCAAATGTTGTGTTGGATATAGAGAGGTTGATCTTTAAAGATTTGATAACTGAAGTTGTTAGAGGAGAATTAGCAAACAGTGCTGGTAGGCATTGCAGGCAATTACTGTTTCATTAG